The Carassius auratus strain Wakin unplaced genomic scaffold, ASM336829v1 scaf_tig00009071, whole genome shotgun sequence genomic sequence GTCACATGGTCATAATGCACCAAACTGGCATTTATGGGGTTTAGTTTAGTAGTGTATTTATACTACAAAAAAGTAGAGACAAGCTTTTGTTGGCCTAATGAACATTGTACACACGGCTTGCATGCATGACCCTTTTAAGACGTGTTGCCCCTTTAAGATGTGTTGCCCTTTTAAGTCTTATCACCATTTTACCATTGCGCAGCAGTTGAAGAGAAGAGACATTTAGCCGATCCAATAGAAGCATAATATGTGTGCGTGCATCCTAAAAGTGAGTTCTTCTTGGTAAATTATGTTTAGTATTGAGATTAAGTTATAATCTTGCAGGCATTTGCagatatgataattattttcgaTAGATTGTGCGTGCATAACCAGCGTTTGTTTACAAGCACGTTATGTATATCTGCCGTGATATTTTACAATTGCTTTATCTCTACTGTTCTCATGTTCTACATTGAGATAGATTTTCTTTAGTTAATCTGTCTGCTGTAAATTGCAAGTATAAGTGTGTTAATGAGGATTATGTGGTAAAATTACCTATTCAGATGCTAATATGCCAATCCATTGAGCTGTAGCATTTCacttatattcagtaatattgcTAGTAATGTTAATTTGTTGGGTTTAAAATCTGTATTACATAGATTAAGAGCACTACAAGAACCACACAAACAATCACTCCTAGACTCACTTCTGTTGAAAAGACTAGGGATTTCGGCTATCCAAGTTCATATGATAACCAGTTTAGGTATGGCCAGTATCCTGCCCGACAGATAGGTCCTCCAAATGCACATGAACAACCAGGAAGTCTTTATCCTGAACAACACAGGACAGTTTCCTATAATGTGTCACCTCCCATGGCATCTGTGGATCTGACAGAGAAATATTACAAAGGTCCCTCGCCCACCATTCCTTACTTCTGCACCAAAGACCCAAGTGAGTTTGCTCGATTAAAAATAGCCTTGGAAAATCTTCTGCCACCTGATAGTACTGAGATGTTCAAATATCAAGTACTGGTTGACCACTTGAAATTAGAAGATGCTTGTCTAATAGCAGACTCCTTCTTGCACTCCCCTACACCTTATCGAGACACTATGTTGGCCCTGAATGAGCGGTTCGGTCAGCCTCACCAAGTAGCATTAAGACGGATTGCCACTATTCTTGATTCACCTGATATAAGCCGCAATGACCCTTCAGCCTTTGAGAAGTTCTCTCTTCAATTGCAGTCTCTAGTTGGGCTGCTTAAGACTTTAGGCCAGGCAGGGAGCGTGGAGTTGTATTGTGGGTCGCATGTTGCACGCCTTCTCAATAAGTTGCCACCTGAAAGACGGCTGATTTCCGCCGCCACATGTTACATCGGCCTGGGGTGACATACTCATTGGTAGATCTGGCAGAATGGCTGAAATATGAGTCTTGGTGCCAAAGCTATGATGATCAAACTGCCAAGGGAGAAAGCAGAGCCAAACGAGAGTTCCGAGTAGCTCCACGAACACGCCAAACCACTGCCACAGTACTGACTGGGTCTGGAAATAGTGTTGATGTGAGAGCCACTGCAAATTCTCCTGCCAAGGTTGATGAGAAAGCTAAAGGTAGGCCCATGGTATATTGCTCTTACTGTCAGAACTCTGAACATGCTTTCAGTCAGTGCCCTCAAATTCCAACCCTCACCAAAGATCAACTCTCAGAGTGGATACGATCCAATAGGAGATGCTGGCATTGTGGTCTTGCCCATCAGGCTGCCCATTGTGGTCTAAAGAAACCATGTCCACTTTGTCAAAGGAAGCATCTACGAATCCTCCATGAAGTAAATGAGAGGCCTGTCACAGTGTCATCCAAAACCGAGGCTTGCCTAGTTAGTTCAGCGACACAGACACTTTACCTGAACAAACCAGTCAGCAGTAATAAAGTTTTGCTCAAGATTGTCAGAGTACTCCTACATCATGGCAGTTGCACATTAGACACATTTGCAATCCCTGATGATGGTTCTGAGCGTACCATGCTTCTGCCAGATGCAGTACGAAAACTTGGCTTGAGAGGTACTGAAGAAAGCTTAGCTCTGAGAACAATCCGTCATGATGTGCAAACCCTTGAAGGGGCTTCAGTCTCATTCCACATTTCTCCATACTACAATCCAAAGAAGCGATATCTGATATCCAGAGCCTTTACTGCACCACAGCTTGATCTCATTGACCATTCGTACCCAATAGCTAAGCTGCAAAAGCAGTACAAACATTTGGCTGGACTACCATTGCAGAGCTTTGAAAAGGCCAAACCTCTCATCCTTGTTGGCGCAGATCAAACTCACATGATCACACCAATTGAGCCGGTAAGACTTGGTCCACCTGGTGGCCCTGCTGCAATAAGAACCAAACTAGGCTGGACACTGCAGGGCCCTACCAGCCTGTTAGAGCAGCGACTCAAGCCAAAGGAGTGTCTCCACATATCCCTTCCTCATAGCACCACAGAATTGTGCAAGAATGTTAATAGGCTGTGGCAAGTGGATGTTTTGCCCTTTCGGAATGAAACAGAGTGCACAAGGTCAAAGCAGGACCAAAGGGCCATCGAACTGCTGGAAGCCAAAACAATTCGCATAAAGGTGGATGGAATACGCCGGTATGCAACACCCTTGTTACGTAAAGGTGACATGCCCCATCTTCACGCCACTATGGAAGCAGTCATGCCACGCCTACGAAGTACTGAGAGGAAACTTGCCAGAGACCCGCAACAAATTGATGCCTATTCCTCCGAAATCCAGAAATTGGTTCAGTCAGGAGCAATCAGAAAGCTCAGTCCAGAAGAAAGAGAAGGAGGTGGTGAGTGCTGGTTTATTCCACATCACATGGTGCACCATAATGGCAAGAATCGTGTGGTGTTTGATTGCTCATTTCAGTTTAATGGTCTCAGCTTAAATGATTCACTCCTCGCTGGCCCCATCTTGGGTTCATCTCTCCTTGGGGTCTTACTCAGATTCTGTGAGCATACAGTCGCCATCAGTGCGGATATCCGGGGCATGTTCCACCAGGTCCGCCTTCTTCCTGAAGATAAATCACTTCTTCGGTTTATCTGGCGTGACTCCAGGGAAAAGGGCACCCCTGATGTCTTTGAATGGCAGGTTCTGCCATTTGGGACAACGTGCAGCCCCTGCTGTGCAACCTTTGCCTTACAGCAGCATGTAAGAGACCATAGCCAACCGGGTGATGATGTAAGGTTTTCCATAGAACGATGCTTTTATGTTGACAATTGCTTGCAGAGCTTGCCATCACCAGAGGAGGCTAAGCAATTGGTTGATAAGCTGAGAGGTCTGTTAGCTGAAGGAGGCTTTGAATTGAGGCAATGGGCCAGCAATATTCCAGCTGTCATTAACCATCTTCCACCTGAAGCAAGATCGGATGGGTTTGAACTCTGGCTAGCCCATGAAAAGACTGATGTCCAAGAGTCCACATTGGGCCTTAGCTGGAATTGCCCAGCAGATGTTCTGACTTACCGTCACCGGCCCATCGATCATGGGGCTCCAACCATGAGGATCATTTATAAAGTTTTAGCCAGTCAGTATGACCCCTTAGGATATATCCTCCCATATACTACGAGGGCTAAGGTACTGGTCCAACAACTTTGGAACAAACAGCACAGCTGGGATGATACTCAACTTCCCCAAGCCTTGGTTCAGAGCTGGAATGAATGGGAAAGTCAGCTGCAGTTTCTTCACAAAATCAGTTTCCCAAGATCATGTGTACCAGCTTCAGTAGATCAAACAAGATCTATTATAGACCTTCACGTGTTCAGTGATGCTTCAGAGAGCGCGTATGGAGCAGTCGCCTACCTGCGCACTGAAGATCAGCAGGGTAAGATCCATCTGTCATTCGTATTGGCACGTTCTAGAGTAGCACCTAAAAGAGTCCTGTCAATACCCCGCTTGGAGCTCTGTGCTGCGGTAAGTGGTGCACAGCTAAAAACCCAGTTGCAGAAGGAATTAACATTGCCACTTCGCCACACAGTTCTCTGGACAGACTCTACTACAGTGCTGTCTTGGATTCAGTCAGAGTCTTG encodes the following:
- the LOC113072449 gene encoding uncharacterized protein LOC113072449 isoform X2, which codes for MLHRPGVTYSLVDLAEWLKYESWCQSYDDQTAKGESRAKREFRVAPRTRQTTATVLTGSGNSVDVRATANSPAKVDEKAKGRPMVYCSYCQNSEHAFSQCPQIPTLTKDQLSEWIRSNRRCWHCGLAHQAAHCGLKKPCPLCQRKHLRILHEVNERPVTVSSKTEACLVSSATQTLYLNKPVSSNKVLLKIVRVLLHHGSCTLDTFAIPDDGSERTMLLPDAVRKLGLRGTEESLALRTIRHDVQTLEGASVSFHISPYYNPKKRYLISRAFTAPQLDLIDHSYPIAKLQKQYKHLAGLPLQSFEKAKPLILVGADQTHMITPIEPVRLGPPGGPAAIRTKLGWTLQGPTSLLEQRLKPKECLHISLPHSTTELCKNVNRLWQVDVLPFRNETECTRSKQDQRAIELLEAKTIRIKVDGIRRYATPLLRKGDMPHLHATMEAVMPRLRSTERKLARDPQQIDAYSSEIQKLVQSGAIRKLSPEEREGGGECWFIPHHMVHHNGKNRVVFDCSFQFNGLSLNDSLLAGPILGSSLLGVLLRFCEHTVAISADIRGMFHQVRLLPEDKSLLRFIWRDSREKGTPDVFEWQVLPFGTTCSPCCATFALQQHVRDHSQPGDDVRFSIERCFYVDNCLQSLPSPEEAKQLVDKLRGLLAEGGFELRQWASNIPAVINHLPPEARSDGFELWLAHEKTDVQESTLGLSWNCPADVLTYRHRPIDHGAPTMRIIYKVLASQYDPLGYILPYTTRAKVLVQQLWNKQHSWDDTQLPQALVQSWNEWESQLQFLHKISFPRSCVPASVDQTRSIIDLHVFSDASESAYGAVAYLRTEDQQGKIHLSFVLARSRVAPKRVLSIPRLELCAAVSGAQLKTQLQKELTLPLRHTVLWTDSTTVLSWIQSESCHFKVFVGTRVAEIHELTNTTAWRYVDSAQNPADDLTRGKTLKDLAKPNRWSHGPPFLLLSSENWPANPTECPEIDKSEFKKSAFCGVVAVNGQFGSEYKTWTELIHF
- the LOC113072449 gene encoding uncharacterized protein LOC113072449 isoform X1; protein product: MLHRPGVTYSLVDLAEWLKYESWCQSYDDQTAKGESRAKREFRVAPRTRQTTATVLTGSGNSVDVRATANSPAKVDEKAKGRPMVYCSYCQNSEHAFSQCPQIPTLTKDQLSEWIRSNRRCWHCGLAHQAAHCGLKKPCPLCQRKHLRILHEVNERPVTVSSKTEACLVSSATQTLYLNKPVSSNKVLLKIVRVLLHHGSCTLDTFAIPDDGSERTMLLPDAVRKLGLRGTEESLALRTIRHDVQTLEGASVSFHISPYYNPKKRYLISRAFTAPQLDLIDHSYPIAKLQKQYKHLAGLPLQSFEKAKPLILVGADQTHMITPIEPVRLGPPGGPAAIRTKLGWTLQGPTSLLEQRLKPKECLHISLPHSTTELCKNVNRLWQVDVLPFRNETECTRSKQDQRAIELLEAKTIRIKVDGIRRYATPLLRKGDMPHLHATMEAVMPRLRSTERKLARDPQQIDAYSSEIQKLVQSGAIRKLSPEEREGGFELRQWASNIPAVINHLPPEARSDGFELWLAHEKTDVQESTLGLSWNCPADVLTYRHRPIDHGAPTMRIIYKVLASQYDPLGYILPYTTRAKVLVQQLWNKQHSWDDTQLPQALVQSWNEWESQLQFLHKISFPRSCVPASVDQTRSIIDLHVFSDASESAYGAVAYLRTEDQQGKIHLSFVLARSRVAPKRVLSIPRLELCAAVSGAQLKTQLQKELTLPLRHTVLWTDSTTVLSWIQSESCHFKVFVGTRVAEIHELTNTTAWRYVDSAQNPADDLTRGKTLKDLAKPNRWSHGPPFLLLSSENWPANPTECPEIDKSEFKKSAFCGVVAVNGQFGSEYKTWTELVKAIAQELHGAAGESGEPTANTYQTAETFILQKVQSERFPEELQRLRSGKPLQHNSRLLSLTPEYDTSTNLIRVGGRLRHAETLDPALKHPIVLDSRHPAVKLLLQDFDKRLCHPGPDRVFAEIRRKYWVLRGRAAIRILQHACTECQRLRAKPTFPKMADLPVARLRLYKPAFHSTGMDCFGPFLVKIGRRVEKRWGILYKCLTTQALHVDLLNSLDTDSFLMSLRRFIARRGSPVELLSDQGTNFRGGERELCEAFQAMSPDLQRKLAPQKIAFHFNPPAAPHFGGVWEREIRSIKMALSTTIGDQTVPEEVLGTVLIEVENILNSKPLGYVSCNVADPDPVTPNLLLTGRLDNSLPTRDGHD